In Pedobacter heparinus DSM 2366, the following are encoded in one genomic region:
- a CDS encoding prolyl oligopeptidase family serine peptidase encodes MIGLKRCFFLVLMVLAAGCRQKEVLRTIPVDDFFKSQDKIGYRLSPDGKNLSYLKLQGQDQNIYIEDIETGRGKNITRLKDKKIVFYFWVSNHELIYYKEVDAASRQSDVFIIDKEGKNERQLVNNEKSRLKVIEDQLIDDKYLLVSSNKRDSTVFDVYRLNVRNGQMEMAAKNPGNIIDWRTDAEGKLRLAISSDGVNSTILYRANENQQFKKVLTSNFKDTFYPVAFSHERPNVIYAISDVNRDKTALVEVDCNTGKEIKNIFCNDSLNITDAQYSKKNQRISFVVYETWKKEKHYLDDSVRQVYSNLDKLLPKTETRIFDKDKAETVFILRTFTDRNPGSYYLYFATTGKLRKLSDFNASIHESELCEMKPVVYTSRDGLKIHGYLTLPLNVKAENLPVVVLPHDGPGQRNLWGYNPEVQFLANRGYAVFQINYRGSSGYGKTFVAAGFKEWGGKIQDDIYDGVKWLIDRKIADPKRVGIYGTGFGGYIALNGLYLNKGTYSCAASNSGVINLFTYLKSIPPYQKPNLQMYYEIIGNPLTDIDKIRKVSPLFQVDKINAPVLLAENIKDPNNNSGEAIQFVKNLKKRNVSVTYLENDGDINIYYARNPEGRRKFYDALEEFLEVNLKRK; translated from the coding sequence ATGATTGGACTAAAAAGATGTTTTTTCCTGGTACTGATGGTTCTTGCTGCTGGCTGTCGGCAGAAGGAAGTGTTGAGGACCATACCTGTTGATGATTTCTTTAAATCGCAGGATAAAATAGGCTACAGGCTATCGCCAGATGGGAAAAATCTTTCTTACCTTAAATTACAGGGGCAGGACCAGAACATTTATATTGAGGATATTGAAACTGGAAGAGGCAAAAATATTACCCGGTTAAAGGATAAAAAAATCGTTTTTTACTTTTGGGTAAGCAACCATGAACTGATCTATTATAAAGAGGTAGATGCAGCGAGCCGGCAATCGGATGTGTTTATTATTGACAAGGAAGGGAAAAATGAACGCCAGCTGGTAAACAATGAAAAGAGCAGGTTAAAGGTGATTGAAGATCAGCTGATCGACGATAAATACCTGTTGGTATCTTCTAATAAAAGGGATTCGACTGTTTTTGATGTTTACCGTTTAAACGTGCGGAACGGACAGATGGAAATGGCCGCTAAAAACCCGGGAAATATCATCGACTGGAGAACAGATGCCGAAGGGAAGCTTCGGCTTGCCATAAGCAGTGATGGGGTAAATTCTACGATCCTGTACCGGGCAAATGAAAACCAGCAATTTAAAAAAGTACTGACCAGCAATTTCAAGGACACGTTCTACCCTGTTGCTTTTAGTCATGAAAGACCCAATGTAATTTATGCCATATCGGATGTAAACCGCGACAAGACTGCCCTGGTTGAAGTGGATTGCAACACCGGCAAAGAAATAAAGAATATTTTTTGTAACGATAGCCTGAACATTACTGATGCCCAGTATTCAAAGAAAAACCAGCGGATTTCTTTCGTGGTGTATGAAACCTGGAAAAAAGAAAAGCATTACCTGGATGACTCCGTAAGGCAGGTTTACAGCAATCTCGACAAGCTTTTGCCAAAAACAGAGACCCGGATATTTGACAAGGACAAGGCAGAAACGGTATTCATACTGAGGACATTTACGGACAGGAACCCAGGTTCTTATTACCTGTATTTTGCCACTACGGGTAAATTGCGAAAACTGAGTGATTTTAATGCCTCGATTCATGAAAGCGAACTTTGTGAAATGAAACCAGTGGTTTATACCTCAAGAGATGGCCTGAAAATTCATGGATACCTAACCCTGCCCCTGAATGTAAAAGCGGAGAACCTGCCCGTGGTAGTGTTGCCGCATGATGGGCCGGGACAAAGAAATTTATGGGGCTACAATCCTGAAGTACAATTTCTGGCAAACAGGGGCTATGCGGTATTCCAGATCAATTACAGAGGCTCATCAGGTTATGGTAAAACCTTTGTGGCTGCTGGTTTTAAAGAATGGGGTGGCAAAATTCAGGATGATATCTACGATGGGGTAAAATGGCTGATCGACCGTAAAATTGCTGATCCTAAGCGTGTTGGTATATACGGTACCGGCTTTGGTGGTTATATAGCATTAAATGGCCTGTATTTAAATAAAGGTACTTATAGCTGTGCCGCATCAAATTCAGGCGTGATTAACCTGTTCACCTATTTGAAATCGATCCCCCCGTATCAAAAGCCAAATTTGCAGATGTATTATGAAATTATCGGTAATCCTTTAACAGATATTGACAAGATACGTAAGGTATCGCCCCTGTTTCAGGTAGATAAGATCAACGCACCTGTATTGCTGGCCGAGAACATTAAAGATCCGAACAACAATTCCGGCGAGGCCATACAATTTGTGAAAAACCTTAAAAAACGCAATGTCAGTGTTACTTATCTGGAAAATGACGGCGATATAAATATCTATTACGCCAGGAATCCGGAAGGAAGACGTAAATTTTATGATGCCCTTGAAGAATTTTTAGAAGTTAACCTGAAAAGGAAGTAA
- a CDS encoding sensor histidine kinase, translated as MASEKKDGYRKNFSLILTFIVLMSVLFLLSLGLAYRFSTKYIENEFVSEKVNVLEESIKAYNDFFQKKLPEVSYYNGYLDSATAASFVDTVLLEYPFVSKVVFYDSEVSNAPVSDGLNIGRFSFGPKNIYQFGSLVPLDSVQLFSRNNTRNFIVGDDFNTLGLKLVSYIEGLDTTRVPGQDELFSNFSIVRSNKITYLNIPRMEDLKVYKKMMRSRLAANPVYQQDMLSFQLDPYKIKIKNTRPLLYQYIKIEPLTYDPLDTTEVYLSTEITLPGPFSDYKLYFISSKSFIEKEVFSYFLPIAVAILLFYSIVVLVAFLIYRNLNINQKMFKLQYDFVNNLTHEFKTPVSVIKIAGNNIKSAAALTDRELKMYGKILDEEADKLNGLMNKLLAFTQIENKAIALNRDEIKMLDFLESTVESHRLKHPDFDFSYEVSGFTTFVTDPVLLGSLFDNLAENAYKYSPAERKKLHISARLIKGKVVFRFTDQGIGIPASEINNIFKKFFRIQNQYNQNGSVGLGLAFCKELVNFMKGEITVRSKVNKGTEFKIVLPYND; from the coding sequence ATGGCTTCAGAGAAAAAAGACGGTTACCGTAAGAATTTTTCATTGATACTCACCTTCATCGTGCTGATGTCTGTCCTGTTCCTGCTTTCGCTGGGCCTGGCCTATAGGTTCAGTACAAAATACATTGAGAATGAGTTTGTATCGGAGAAGGTAAACGTGCTTGAAGAGAGTATCAAGGCGTATAACGACTTTTTTCAAAAGAAACTACCGGAAGTGTCTTATTATAATGGCTACCTGGATTCTGCAACGGCAGCCAGTTTTGTGGATACCGTTTTGCTGGAATATCCTTTTGTTTCGAAAGTTGTTTTTTATGATTCGGAAGTGAGCAATGCGCCGGTCAGCGATGGCTTAAATATTGGTAGATTCTCTTTCGGCCCTAAAAACATTTACCAGTTTGGCAGCCTGGTGCCCCTGGATTCAGTACAGTTGTTCTCGAGGAACAATACCCGTAATTTTATTGTTGGGGACGATTTCAATACCCTGGGTTTAAAGCTGGTGTCTTATATAGAAGGCCTGGATACTACCCGTGTACCAGGGCAGGATGAGCTGTTCAGCAATTTCAGTATTGTCAGGTCCAACAAGATCACCTACCTGAACATCCCCCGGATGGAGGACTTGAAAGTGTATAAGAAAATGATGCGCAGCCGCCTTGCAGCGAATCCTGTTTATCAGCAGGATATGCTGTCGTTCCAGCTGGATCCTTATAAAATAAAGATCAAAAATACCCGCCCGCTTTTATATCAGTACATTAAAATAGAGCCGCTTACTTACGACCCTTTGGATACAACCGAAGTATACCTGAGCACGGAGATCACTTTACCGGGCCCGTTTTCTGATTATAAACTATATTTTATTTCTTCAAAGTCTTTTATTGAAAAGGAAGTGTTTAGTTATTTTCTTCCTATTGCAGTGGCAATCCTGTTGTTTTACAGTATTGTGGTATTGGTAGCCTTTTTAATTTACCGCAACCTGAACATTAACCAGAAGATGTTTAAACTGCAATATGATTTTGTAAACAACCTTACACATGAGTTTAAGACACCGGTTAGCGTGATAAAGATTGCAGGGAACAACATTAAAAGTGCTGCGGCGCTGACAGACAGGGAACTGAAGATGTATGGAAAAATACTGGATGAAGAGGCCGACAAGCTAAATGGACTGATGAATAAGCTGCTTGCCTTTACACAGATAGAAAATAAGGCGATTGCCCTGAACAGGGATGAGATCAAGATGCTGGACTTTTTGGAAAGTACTGTTGAATCACATCGGTTAAAACACCCTGATTTCGACTTCAGTTATGAGGTTTCAGGGTTTACTACTTTTGTGACCGATCCGGTACTGCTGGGCAGTTTGTTTGATAACCTTGCTGAAAATGCCTATAAATATTCGCCCGCAGAACGTAAAAAACTACACATCAGTGCCAGGCTGATTAAAGGGAAAGTGGTGTTTAGGTTTACAGACCAGGGCATTGGTATACCTGCATCAGAAATTAATAATATATTTAAGAAGTTTTTCCGGATACAAAATCAGTACAACCAGAATGGGAGCGTTGGCTTGGGGCTGGCTTTTTGTAAGGAACTGGTTAATTTTATGAAGGGTGAAATTACAGTGAGAAGTAAGGTGAACAAAGGAACAGAATTTAAGATTGTACTACCATATAATGATTAA
- a CDS encoding response regulator transcription factor: MSKGVKILIVEDDENLRFLVVHRLKAEGYEVSEVGDGEAAERMILAEKPDIVLLDWMLPGKQGAEVCEEVRKQGFDNLIIMMTAKAQDVDKIDAYNFGVSDYVTKPFNMDVLVAMLDSKVKFILNNDRSEVHRFGNMEHHPNIHTLFRDGKKIELTILENRILLYFLRNPNKVINRDELMLVVWGYNSDVNTRTLDMHIVRLRKKIELNPDNPQLLQTVRGVGYRFNPS, from the coding sequence ATGTCGAAAGGAGTTAAAATACTGATAGTTGAGGACGATGAGAATTTACGCTTTTTAGTTGTACATCGTTTAAAGGCCGAAGGCTACGAGGTTTCGGAAGTGGGCGATGGTGAGGCTGCGGAACGCATGATCCTGGCTGAAAAACCGGATATTGTATTGCTGGACTGGATGCTGCCCGGTAAACAGGGTGCAGAGGTGTGTGAAGAAGTAAGGAAACAGGGTTTTGATAACCTGATCATTATGATGACTGCCAAGGCACAGGATGTGGACAAGATTGATGCTTATAACTTTGGGGTTTCGGATTATGTAACCAAACCTTTTAACATGGATGTGCTGGTGGCCATGCTGGACAGTAAAGTGAAGTTTATTTTAAATAACGACCGTTCTGAAGTACACCGTTTTGGCAATATGGAACATCATCCTAATATCCATACTTTGTTCAGGGACGGAAAGAAAATAGAGCTGACCATTCTGGAGAACAGGATATTGCTATACTTTTTGCGGAACCCGAATAAGGTGATCAACAGGGATGAACTGATGCTGGTGGTATGGGGCTATAATTCTGATGTAAATACGCGTACGCTGGATATGCACATTGTGCGCTTGCGCAAAAAGATAGAACTGAACCCCGACAACCCGCAGCTGTTGCAAACTGTAAGAGGCGTGGGCTACCGTTTTAACCCTTCCTAA